One Cryptomeria japonica chromosome 9, Sugi_1.0, whole genome shotgun sequence genomic window carries:
- the LOC131075903 gene encoding xyloglucan endotransglucosylase/hydrolase protein 31 produces the protein MAFTLMSALVILMLKLGDHYMPVLGDDSILQEPTVPLLKYLRVSKFSEGYANLWGGQHQNVSQDEYSVTLTLDSSSGSGFRSKEAYMYGFFNAAVKLQAGYTAGIITSFYLSNNQVYEGWHDEIDIEFLGTIPGEPYKLQTNVYGNGTGDGPHLIGREQQFHLWFDPTQDFHNYSILWTPSQILFLVDGIPIRTFPKTKSLGVIYPSKPMSVYATIWDASLWATDGGKYKANYTYQPFLSTYTNFQTIGCHEKDNYCSKVLLDGCLVSPHLSKQQIVDLQYVRKNYMTYDYCQDVQRYPKGSMPECPP, from the exons ATGGCTTTCACTCTCATGTCAGCCTTAGTGATTTTAATGCTCAAACTGGGTGATCATTATATGCCAGTTTTAGGTGATGACAGTATTCTTCAAGAACCAACAGTGCCTCTGCTTAAGTATTTAagagtttctaagttttctgaagGATATGCTAATCTGTGGGGTGGCCAACACCAAAATGTTTCTCAAGATGAATACTCTGTTACACTCACATTAGATAGTTCATCTG GTAGTGGATTCAGGTCTAAAGAGGCTTACATGTATGGCTTCTTCAACGCTGCAGTTAAGCTCCAGGCAGGGTATACTGCAGGGATCATCACTTCCTTCTAT CTTTCCAACAACCAAGTTTACGAAGGATGGCATGATGAAATAGACATTGAGTTCTTGGGAACAATACCTGGAGAGCCTTACAAACTGCAGACCAATGTTTATGGCAACGGTACAGGAGATGGACCCCATCTCATAGGCAGAGAACAGCAATTTCATCTCTGGTTCGATCCAACTCAGGATTTCCACAACTACAGCATTCTCTGGACCCCTTCTCAAATCCT ATTTTTGGTGGATGGAATCCCCATAAGGACATTTCCAAAGACAAAGAGCCTAGGAGTGATATATCCATCGAAGCCAATGTCTGTGTATGCAACCATTTGGGATGCATCTTTATGGGCCACAGATGGAGGGAAATACAAGGCCAATTACACCTATCAGCCCTTTCTTTCCACTTACACCAATTTCCAAACAATTGGGTGCCATGAAAAGGATAATTACTGTTCAAAAGTGCTCTTAGATGGCTGTTTGGTTTCCCCTCATCTTAGCAAGCAGCAGATTGTTGATCTACAATATGTGAGGAAGAATTATATGACATATGACTACTGCCAAGATGTGCAACGATACCCCAAGGGCTCTATGCCCGAATGCCCACCATAA